A single Brassica napus cultivar Da-Ae unplaced genomic scaffold, Da-Ae ScsIHWf_2295;HRSCAF=2958, whole genome shotgun sequence DNA region contains:
- the LOC125600546 gene encoding uncharacterized protein LOC125600546, which produces MDEVSAVNQTLPISDDEADYSQLINQQSSVLETHKAAFLSFCVFALFYAVLRVREAIDVGLRPGIVPRLSGHTSHLFGGLAALMLISVVCATFALVLLLMWFLWLSARVYSILDEFIVYSKAKKSGAGSRPSLPV; this is translated from the exons ATGGATGAGGTCTCCGCCGTTAACCAAACCCTCCCAATCTCCGACGATGAAGCG GACTACTCCCAACTAATAAACCAACAGTCCTCTGTTTTGGAAACACATAAAGCAGCATTCTTGAGTTTTTGTGTATTCGCTTTGTTCTACGCGGTTCTTCGCGTCCGTGAAGCCATAGACGTGGGGCTACGGCCCGGGATAGTCCCCAGACTCTCCGGACACACGAGTCATCTCTTCGGCGGTCTAGCCGCTCTCATGCTGATCTCTGTGGTTTGCGCGACGTTTGCTCTTGTCCTTCTTCTCATGTGGTTTCTCTGGCTCTCAGCCAGAGTTTACAGCATTTTAGATGAATTCATTGTCTACTCCAAGGCAAAAAAATCTGGCGCCGGTTCACGTCCGTCGTTGCCAGTTTAA